In Gordonia sp. SL306, the genomic window CAGCCGAACCAGCGCGTCTCGACAGGACGGACCCAGCGCTGCGCCTTGTTGTCCCACTTGGACAGTGACGCGCCGGGCTTGAGTTCCTTGACCCGGACCGACTTCCCGTTGATCTCGTTGAGGATCACGTCATGCATGGTGGTGCCGCCGATGTTCCGGACAGTCATCCAGCGGTACATGTACCAGGCCTGGTTCCACGGCTGGCCCCACTGCCCGAAGTGGCATTCGATACCCCCGATGATCTCCAGGTCGCCTGGCGTCGCCGCCTGCGCGGGGGTGGTGCCGGCCAGCGTGCCGGCCGCGATTCCGACGGTTGCCAGGACTGCGGCACCCGCGCGCTTGAGCGATGCTCTCATCAATCTCTCCTACTCCGGTGTCCTCGTGACGTTCTGGTTGGACTATCGACCCATGCCAAGCGAATCGTTACGCACCACACAGGTTCTTCACAGCAGCGTAGATCTTTCGTTATCCAAACGACATCGACGGCTGGGACGCTCTGAGGGCCCATCGGAGTGACAACAGCGAGGAGGTAAGGTAACCCTTCATGCGCCGAATGACCGGGATCCTGCTGCTCATCGCGGTGGTCGTGGTGGCGCTCTTCGCGTCGATCGCTGTCGGCACACGACAGCTCGGCATCGGCGAGGTGATCGATGCGCTGCAGGCCGGTGGCTGGCCATCACTGAACGTCACCGACTTCCACGGCATCCCCTGGATCGTGCTCGAGGCGCCGCCTGCACCGCCGGGAGCCTCGGACGTCTACGGCATCGTCTGGGATCTCCGCTTCCCACGGACCGTCCTCGGTCTGGTGATCGGCCTCGCGATCGGCGCCGCCGGCGCGCTCGCCCAGGGGCACACGCGCAATCCGCTGGCCGATCCGGGGATGCTGGGGGTCAACGCGGGCGCGGCCTGCGCCGTCGTCGCGGGTGTCTATCTGCTGGGGATCCAGAGCCCGATCGCTTTCATGGCTTTCGGCCTGATCGGCGCACTCGTCGCGGCGAGCGCCGTGTTCGGTCTCGCCGCGCTCTCCGGCGCGAGTCCGCTGACCCTGATTCTCGCGGGCACCGGCCTCTCGGCGCTGTTGTTGGCGATCACGTCGGGGATCGTGTTGTCGGACAGCGTCACCCTCGACGCCTGGCGTTTCTGGAACGTCGGTGCCACCACCGGCCGAGGGCTCGACGTGTTCTCCGCCGCCCTGCCCTTCGTCGTCATCGGCCTCGTGCTCGCGCTGGGCAGCGGCTACTTCCTGAACGTGCTCAGCCTGGGCGACGACATGTCCAAGGCCCTCGGCTCACGTGTCGTGCTGATCCGCGTCATGGGCATCCTCACCATCACCCTGCTCGTCGGTGCGGCCACGGCCGCGTGCGGTCCGATCGTCTTCCTCGGGCTCGTCGTCCCGCACATCGCACGCGCGTTCACCGGGTCCGACTACCGGTGGATCGTGCCGTATTCGGCGCTGCTGGGCGCGATCCTGGTGCTGGTCTGCGACGTCATCGGACGGGTCATCGCCCGGCCAGGTGAAGTGCAGGTCGGTGTGGTCCTGGCGCTCGTCGGCGCGCCGTTCCTGATCGCCCTCGTCCGCAAACGGAAGTTGGCCAGCGTATGACCACCGACGTCCGACCGGGTCCGCTGAGCCCCGAACCACAAACACCGCAACGGACGCGACATCGCCGCATCCTGCGCGTGGGGTCGTCGTCGTGGGTCGTCCGCCCCCGGATGCTGGTGGCGATGGCCGTCGCCGTCGCGATCACCCTGCTGCTGTTCCTGCTGAGTGTCGGGGTCAGCGACTACCCGATGAGCCCGATCGACGTGGCGCGCGTCCTGCTCGGTGGTGGCACCCGGATCGAGAACGTCGTGGTCTTCGACGTCTCGCTGCCCCGCGCACTCGTCTCGCTGCTGGTCGGCTTCGGCTTCGGCATGGCAGGCGCCCTGACCCAGCTGATCGCACGCAATCCGCTGGCCACGCCGGACATCCTGGGCATCACCGCGGGAGCGAGTGCCGCGGCCGTCGCGGCCATCGCGTTCTCCACCTCGTGGGGGGCCTGGCTCGCCGGTCTCGGGGTCCCTGCGGCCGCCCTCATCGGCGGCTTCGCCACCGCGATCGTGATGTACGTGCTCGCCTGGCCGGGCCGGTCGGCGAACATCGGCATCGACCCGTTTCGGCTCGTCATCATCGGCGTCGGCGTCACCTGGATGCTGCAGGCGCTGACCTCCTACATGCTGACGCGCGCTCAGATCGCCGACGCGGCACGCGCGCAGACCTGGCTGGTGGGTTCGGTCTCCCAGGCGACCTGGTCCGATGTATGGCCTGCCACGATCGCGGTCGGGGTCGGTGTGGTGACGGTGATCTGGCTGTCGCGGGCCATCGGCATCCTCGGACTCGGTTCCGAGGTCGCCCGGGGCCTGGGCATCAACGCGGGCCGGGTGACCGGGATCCTGCTGATCGTCGCCGTCCTGGTGGCCGCACTCTGCGTCTCGGCGGCAGGCCCGATCGCGTTCGTCGCGCTTCTCGCGCCGCAGATCGCGTTGCGCCTGACCGGCTCGTCGCTCCCCACGCCGCTCGCCTCCGGCGTCATCGGCGCAATCCTCGTACTCGGCGGCGACCTGCTGTGCCGCACGCTCCTGCCGGGCGGTCTGCCGGTCGGCATCGTCACCGCGGCGATCGGCGGCCCGTGCCTCATCTACCTCATGATCGCGATGTCCCGAAAGGCCACGGTATGACCCACTCCGACGCGGCGATCACCCAAGCCACCACCTCGCCGTCACGACTGCGCGCGGCGGGCCTGCAGGTCGGCTACGACGACCGCACGATCATCTCCGATCTCGACATCGCAATCCCCGACGGCGAGATCACCACCATCATCGGCCCCAACGGGTGCGGAAAGTCGACGTTGCTGCGCGCCCTGTCCCGGCTGCTGCCGCCGCGGGCCGGGACCGTCTACCTCGACGACGCCGACATCAACCGGATGCGGCCGAAGGACGTCGCGCGGCAGCTCGGACTGCTGCCGCAGAATCCCGTTGCACCGGAGGGTCTCATCGTCGAGGACCTGGTCGCCCGGGGACGACACCCCCATCAGCGGTGGTATCAGCAGGCGTCGGCCGCCGACGAGGCCGCGGTCGCGCTGGCCATGGAGCAGACGGCGACCACCGACCTCGCCGATCGCCCGATCGAGGCACTGTCCGGTGGGCAGCGGCAAAGGGTGTGGATCGCGCTCACCCTCGCCCAGGAGACCGACCTCCTACTCCTCGACGAACCCACCACCTACCTCGACCTCGCTCATGCCGTCGAGATCCTCGACCTGGTCCACACGCTGCGCACCGAGCACGGCAAGACGGTGGTGATGGTTCTGCACGACCTCAATCTCGCTGCGAGATACAGTGATTCGCTGTTCGTGATGAGGTCGGGCGAGATCGTCGCACACGGACGGCCCGACGAGGTGATCACCACCGACCTCCTCGAAGCGGCCTTCGGCCTGCAGTCGCACGTGATGACAGATCCGGTGTTCGGCGCTCCGATGATCGTGCCGCTGGGTTCACGCGCGGGCGCGCGCCTGCCCTGATCACCAGATTCCCGCGCCAACCAGCCAGACCGCCGTTGCCAGCAGGGCCGCGAACAGCTCGATCCCCATCGTGATCAACGCCGCCTTGGACGCCGACACGGTGCCTCGCCAGGCGGCACCCACACTGCGTGTGCGGAAGAGTTCGGCCAGCAGTGCCCCCAGGACGAACCCGATGAACAAGCCGATCACCGGGATCACGAAGAACCCGACGATACCGAGCAGCCCGCCGACCGCAATGGTGACGTTCGGGATGCCCGCGGACTTCAACGACCGGCCGGCGACCACGTACTTGACGACTTCGCCGAGCAGGATGAGCGCCGCCGCGACACCGAAGATCGCCCATGCCCAGCCTCCGACGATCGCTGCCCAGACACCGATCGCACCGACGACCAGGAGGCCGCCGGGCAGGACCGGGAAGACGATCCCGAGCAGTCCGACGAGGATGACCGCTCCGACGAGCAGTTCCCCACCCAGGGACATCGGTGGCCTGCCGGTCTAGCGCACGCTCAGTCGACCGAGGCGCGCGTCGGGTTTGGGTTTCCCGACGGTCGGGGCGGCGGCGGTCCGGCCGGGCGGCCGCCGGTCGGCGGGACGGGCCGCGGCGGCGGGCCCGCCGGTCGTGCCGGAGCACCCCGTGGCGGCATCGGCCCGCGCGGCGGAACCGGTCCCTGGCGCGGACCGGGCGGCTGCGGGGGCCCGGGGGTGCCGCGTGGCGGTGCACTGGGCCGCGAGGGTGCAGGTGGCGGTGGAGGAGGCGGCGCCGGCCGTGACGTCGTGGGCGGGACCACCGGCTCGGCCATCGGGGCCGGGGTCAACCGCTCGAACGGGCGCCCCGACACCGGGGTCACCAGTGACGCTGCGTGGACGGCACGCTGCCGGGCGACGGCGACATCGTCGGCGGTCGCGGTGATCACGCCCATCCGCCGACGATGGAAGCTCTCCGGCTTCCCGAACAGGCGGATGTCGGTCTCCGGCACCGTGAGTGCCCGGGCGACGTTCTCGAATCCGATCGCGGGCTCGTCGAGCTGGCCGTAGATCACCGCCGATGCACCCGGCGACGCCAGCGTGACGTCGACGGGCAGGCCCAGGATCGCCCGGGCGTGCATCTCGAACTCCGACAGACGCTGGGTGGCCAGGGTGACCAGACCGGTGTCGTGCGGGCGCGGGCTCACCTCGGAGAAGTAGACGTCGTCGCCCTTGACGAACAGCTCGACACCGAAGACACCCCGGCCCGCGAGCTTTCCGTCGCCGAGACCGGTGGCGATTCGTGCCGCGATGGACGTGGCCGCACCGAGCGCGTCGGTGGACATCTCGTGTGGCTGCCAGCTCTCGACGTAGTCACCGCCGACCTGCTGATGGCCGATGGGCGCGCAGAAGTGGGAGGCCAGCCGCCCGGTGGCGGGATCGATCGCCCGCACCGTCAGCAGGGTGATCTCGTAGTCGAACTCGATGAATCCCTCGACGATGACCCGCTCGCCCTGGACGCGGGCACCGGTGGTCGCGGTGTTCCAGGCCGGCCCGATGTCGGCAGGCGCGCGGACCACGGTCTGGCCCTTGCCCGACGACGACATCACCGGCTTCACCACGCACGGGAAGCCGATCTCCCCGACCGCCTCCTCGAGCTCCTCGTGTGAGGACGCGAAGAGATACGGCGACGTCGGGAGTCCGAGTTCCTCGTCGGCGAGACGTCGGATGCCCTCGCGGTCCATGGTCGCGACCACGGCTCGCGCCGTCGGGATCACCTCGGCCAGTCCGCGCTTCTCCACCTCGACGAGCGCCGGAGTCGCGATCGCCTCGATCTCGGGCACCACGTAGTGCGGTCGGTAGCGCTCGATGACGGCCATCAGCGCATCGGCATCGGTCATGTCGACCACCTCGGCGCGGTGGGCCACCTGCTGGCCGGGCGCATCGGCGTACCGATCCACCGCGATCACCTCGACGCCGAGTCGCTGGAAGGCGATGATCACCTCTTTGCCCAGTTCACCGGCGCCGAGCACCATCACCCTGGTCGCGGTCGGGCTCAGCGGCGTCCCGAGCACCGCCGGCGGTCCGACCGCGGCATGTCCCACCTGCTTCACCGGCCCGCCCTGCACCGGTGCGGCCTCCCCGTCGGCCGGCACCGACGCCTCGGAAGCACCTTGGCTGTCTGACGTCATGCCCAAATCCTACGTGCAGTTCAGTACAGGCCCGCGGCGCCCACGGAACCCTCGCTCAACCCGTGACCTCGTGCACGTAGCACCACCGCCACACCTCGCCGGGCTCGGCCGAACGCATCACCGGGTGGCCGCTCTCGTCGAAATGTGCGGTGGCGTGACGACGCGGGCTGGAGTCGCAGCATCCGACATGACCGCATGTCAGGCAGATTCGCAGGTGCGCCCAATGATGTTCGCCGAGCGCGGTGCACTCTTCGCAGGCCGCGTAGTCACCGGCGCGCGGGGCGGGATCGGCGTTCGAGTCGACGCCGTAGGTCGCCAGCTCGTCACATCGTGATCCGCCGCCCGACGATCCACCCCCACCCGTGGTCTCGGATCGATCGTCTGCCCCTCGCCGGAAGATACGCATGTATGCCATTATCCGGATCGTCGCGACCCCCGCGACGGGCGATGCCGGGATAGGTTCTTCGCGTGAGTGCATCGCTGTTGTTGGTGGCGGTGGTCGCCGTGGTCCTCGCCGCACTGTGCCGGCGTTACGGATTGTCGGCACCACTGATCCTCGTCGTGATCGGGCTGGGTATCGGCTGGATCCCCGGCACCCCCGAGGTGACGCTGGAGCCGGAGCTGGTGCTGTTCCTGATCCTGCCGCCGCTGCTCTATTCGGCCGCGCAGGAGAGCTCCTATCAGGCGATCCGCGCCAACCGCCGGGCGATCGGACTCCTCGCCATCGGCCTGCCGCTGTTCTCCACGGTGATCGTCGGACTGGTCGCCTACGCGACGGTGCCCCACCTGCCGCTCGCCGCGGCGCTGGTGCTCGGTGCCGTGGTGGCACCGCCGGACGCGGTGTCGGCGCAGGCGATCGGGCGGCGCGTCGGACTCCCCCGCCGGATCATGACCCTCCTCGGCGGCGAGAGCCTGCTGAACGACGCGACCGCCCTCACCGCCTTCCGGGTGGCCCTCGCCGCCGCGATCGGCGCGACCGCGTCGGTATGGGAGGGGTTGTCCACCTTCGCCATTGCCGCCGTCGGCGGGCTCGTCATCGGGCTGGCGGTCGGATTCGCAGTCTCCTGGCTGCGGCTCTGGCTCACCGACCCGCCGATGGAGACGGCGATCGGCCTGGTGGTGCCGTTCGGGACGTACTACGTCGCCGAGGAGATCCACGCGTCCGGTGTGATCGCGGTGGTGGTCGCGGGGCTGTTCCTCGGTCAGCGGTCGGTGCGGCTCGGCTACGCCACGCGACTGCAGGACGACGCGGTCCGCAAATCGATCGACGCCCTCCTGGAATCCTTCGTGTTCCTGCTCATCGGTCTGCAGCTGCCGTTCCTCATCCGCGGTCTCGCCGGTGAGTCGTGGGTCCAGATCGCCATCGATGCCGCAGCGGTGCTGGCCGCGACGATCCTGGCGCGGTTCCTGTGGGTCTACCCCGCCACCTACCTGCCGAGGGCCCTCTCGTCCAAGATCCGTCGGCGCGAGGAACGCCCCACGCCACGCGCGGTGTTCATCGTCGGGTGGGCCGGCATGCGGGGTGTGGTCTCGCTCGCCGCGGCCTTCGCCATCCCGCTGACCACCGACGACGGCGGACCTTTCCCGGCGCGCGCCGAGATCCTGTTCCTCACCTTCGTCGTCGTGGTCGGCACGCTGCTCCTGCAGGGCACCACCCTGGGCTGGATGATCCGCCGACTCGGCATCGGCGCCGACGACGCCGCGAAGGACCGACTGGCCTACGCGTCGGCGCAGGATCGTGCATCCCGGGAGTCCGAACGACGACTCGACGAACTGGCCGCAGAACTCCCGGAGAACGACCCGCGCAGGCATCAGGTGGCGATGTTGCGGAAGTGGGTGACCACCCAACGCAACGTCGGCTGGGAGGAACTCGGGCGTGGCCCCGAGGACATCGGCGAGAGTCCGACGGCGGCCGGTAACCGGATGCGCATGGACCTGCTGCAGATCCAGCGCAAGGTGTTCATCGAGGAGCGCGACGACGGGCATATCGACGACGAGGTCTTGCGAACCGCGTTGCGCCGGTTGGATTTCGCGGAGGGACAGATGGATCGGGAGGTCGACTAGCGTACCCTGCACCCATGTCCGAGCCGCCTCCCTTCAGCCCCACCGTGATGCTGCTGACGGTGAGCCGCGTATGGGAGGCCGCACTCGCCGAGGCGTTGAAGCCGCTGGGTCTCACCACCCGAAAGTACGGTCTGCTCGGGCACATCCGCGGGACGCCGGGCATCTCGTTCAGCGAACTCGCGCGGCGGTCCCGTATCACCGTGCAGAGCGCACACACCGCGGTGACGTCGCTGGCCGAGGCCGGGCTCGTCGACGACGGCACCGCACATGCGGGTTCGGCGTCCAGTCTCCAGGTCACCGCCGCGGGCGAGGCGCTGCTGACCCGGGTCGCGACGGAGGTCGCCCGCCTCGACCACGATTTCGCCGCACGACATCCCGACCTGACCGAGGCGCTGCGCGCCCACATGCGCAGCGTCCTCGCCGAGGGCACCTGATCGTCGCCCCGAGCGCACAGATGACACCTGAGCGCGCCACGAGGGCGGCATTCGACACGGCGGCCCGCTCAGGTGTCATCCGGGTCGGCGATCCGGGCGGCATGGACCACCGTCTCCGCGGTCCGGCCGCGGAGCGTAGTGGTCTCCTGCCGCTCCCAGCGGGCGGCCTCCGGCCCGGCCGCCTCCACCGCATGACCGGACGCCAGCGGACGCGCCGGATCCCGTTTGGCCAGCTCCGAGAGCCGCGCGCTCTCGTTCACCGCGTCGCCGATCACCGTGTACTCGAATCGTTCGATGGCGCCGACGTTTCCGGCGACCACCCGCCCGTAGCTGACACCGATGCCCGCGGCCAGATCGGGCACGTCCCGGGCGAGGCCGCCGGCGATCTGCCGGGCGGCGGACAGCGCGGCGCCTGCCGGGTCGTCGAGGTCGATCGGCGCGCCGAAGATCGCCAGCACCGCATCACCTTCGAATTTGTTCACCAGACCGTGCCGGTCCTCGACCGCCGCGACGATCACCGCGAAGAACGTGTTGAGGATCTCGACCACCTCGGTCGGGGTGTGCCGCGACGCCAGGGTGGTGGACCCGATGACGTCGACGAACACCACCGCGACGATGCGCTCGGAACCGCCGAGCTCCGGATCTCGTTGCAGCGCAGCGGCAGCCACGTCGCGTCCAACGTGCCTGCCGAAGAGGTCACGCATACGTTCACGTTCACGCAGACCACCGACCATGCTGTTGAACCCCACCTGCAGGTCGCCGAGCTCGGTGCCGTCGTACACCACGAGATCGGCGTCGGAGACCTCACCGCGCTGCACCCGGTTCATGCCGGTGCGCACGCTGCGGATGGGTGCGGTGACGCTCACGCTGATCAGCACGGTGAGCAACAGCCCGGTGGAGAGCGCGATCACCGCCAGGACCGTGACCCCGACGAAGAGATCGACCTTCGAGGTGTCGTCGCGGAAGGCACCGAAGAACACCACGAGCAGGATGCCGACGATCGGGATGGCCGAACCGACCATCCAGGACACGATCGACCGTGAACGGACGCCGCTGCGCTTGCGCCGGCCGTATCCGGCCGTGATGACCTCGGCGGCCACCGGCCGGAGCGCGAACTCGATGAGCAGGTACGAGACCGCCACCACGACAAAACCACTGAGTCCGACGACGAAGAAGGTCTTCGGGATCAGATCCGGGTCGAGAACGCCGTACATGATCGTGAACATGACGGTCGCGACGCCCCAGAGCACCCCTTGGATCAGCACCAGTTGCCACGGGGCCCGCTGCGCCCGCCGGGCGTCCTTGGCCGTCGGCTTCTGATCGCGGATCGCCCAGCGCAGATCGCGGACCACCACCACCGTGCCGAGGGCCGTCCCGACCACGAAGGCGACGACGACGTACACCGGGACGGCGATGAAGTTGACCCACCAGAGTTTCGACTGGAACACCGTCGGCTGCGGAATGCCCACCGCCGACAACGCAATCGCGAGCACCGCCCCGATCAGGTTGGCGACCACGATGAAGACGGTCAACAGCGTCTGGATGCGAATCCGCTGTTTGACACCGCCTTCCGACGCCGAGCCGAGCAGGATCGATCCATAGTCCCGGCTGCCCCGCGCCATCGCGCCCCCCTGGTTGTCGGTGTCGCTACACGATGTCGCGACGCACGATCGTCTGCTCGCGGCCGGGCCCCACACCGATGCACGAGATATGCGCTCCGGCAAGCTCTTCCAGGCGCAAGATGTAGTTCTGGGCGTTCTGCGGCAGGTCCTCGAAGCGAGTGCACTCCGAGATGTCCTCCCACCACCCGGGCATCTCCTCGTAGATCGGCTTCGCGTGGTGGAAACCGGTCTGGGTCATCGGCATCTCGTCGATGCGCTCGCCGTCGACCTCGTAGGCCACACAGATCGGCACCGTGTCCAGGCTCGACAGTACGTCCAGCTTGGTGAGGAAGTAGTCGGTGATGCCGTTGACACGCGTGGCATACCGCGCGATGACGGCGTCGAACCAGCCGCAACGACGTGCGCGACCGGTGGTCACGCCGACCTCGCCGCCCGTCTTGGCGAGATAATCGCCCCACTCGTCGAAGAGTTCGGTGGGGAACGGTCCCGATCCCACGCGGGTGGTGTAGGCCTTGAGGATGCCCAGCACGGTGGTGATCTTGTTGGGACCGATCCCGGAGCCGACCGCGGCGCCGCCGGAGGTCGGATTCGACGACGTGACATACGGATACGTGCCGTGGTCGACGTCGAGCAACGTGCCCTGCGACCCTTCCAGCAGCACCGTCTCGCCTTGTTCCAGTGCCTGGTTCAGCAGCAGCCTGGTGTCGGCGATGCGGTGCTTGAAGCCCTCGGCCTGCTCGAGCACTTCCTCGACCACCTGCGCGGGATCGAGGGCACGACGGTTGTAGATCTTCACCAGGATCTGGTTCTTCAGCTCCAGCGCGGCCTCGACCTTCTGCGCCAGGATCTTCTCGTCGAGCACGTCGGCGGCCCGGACACCGACGCGGGCGATCTTGTCCTGATAGCAGGGCCCGATGCCGCGGCCGGTGGTGCCGATCTTCTTGTTCCCCAGGAACCGCTCGGTGACCTTGTCGATCGCCACGTGGTACGGCATCAGCAGGTGCGCGTCGGCCGAGATGAGCAGACCCGAGGTGTCGACGTCGCGGTCCTCGAGGCCACCGAGTTCGGTCAGCAGCACCCCCGGATCCACCACCACGCCGTTGCCGATGACGTTCTTCACCCCGGGCGTGAGGATCCCGGAGGGGATCAGATGGAGTGCGAAGGTCTCCCCGTTCGGGAGGACGACGGTATGTCCGGCGTTGTTGCCGCCCTGATACCGAACCACCCACTGCAGCTTTCCGCCGAGCAGGTCGGTTGCCTTACCTTTGCCCTCGTCCCCCCATTGGGCGCCGATAAGCACGATCGCGGCCATGGTCGGATGCTCCTTTGAGTTGGCGCGCTGAACAACAGGCCAACCTTACTTGGTCGAAGCCGCATCCTGAGCGGTGGATACGCTATCGGTGTGCCGATTGTCCCGATCACCGAAGCGGAGACGACCGCGGAGAAGCGGGCGATCCGCGCCGCCGTCGCCGATGTCCTGATCGATCCCGACGCCTCACGGGTCGTCGTGACCCCGCTCGACGGGGCCGGGGCCGACGCCTACCTCGCCCAGGTGGTGGCCGCCCTGATGATCAGTGAACGCCTCGACGTGGAGGTCGCCTACGCGGCGCCGTCGCCGACCCGTGCCACCGCCGTCTACGGCCTGCCCCACGGCGTCGGCGCGACGGCACTCGCCGAGCGGGGCCGGGCGCAGGCCGTACCGCTGATCCGCGACGACGCGGCCACCGTACTGGTGGGCCGGGCCCGGCACCTCGGCGCCGACGACGCGAAACTGCACGGCGAGACCTACGTGGACAACGAGCGGCTCTTCACCGGCGAGGTCCGCGGGGTGGAGATCGAACCGCTGCGCGGCGCACCCGGGCTCCGGGCGCGCCTGGATCGCCCGCTGATCAACGGCCGATGGCACCTCGGACGGGCCGCGCAGACCGGCGGCACCAACATCGTCGTCGAGCGCGAGGGGACGATCACGCCGCGGGTTCTGAAGCGGTCGACGTTCTACCGGCATCATGTGGACATGAACCTGGTGTTGCTGCCATGACCACGACGACCCGCGAGATCGCCCGCGCCGTCCGCCCCGGCCCGGTCTTCCTCGGACTCGTCGTGGTGGCGGTCATCGGCGGGTGGATCGTGGCCGGTTCCGCGCCCGGACGCAATCTCGGGTCGGTCGGCGGGACACTGCTCGTCGTCCTCGCCGGCTGGGTGATCTCGCTGTGCCTGCACGAGTTCGCCCACGCGGTCACCGCGTTCCGGTTCGGCGACCGCAATGCCGAACTGCGCGGCTACCTCACCCTGAACCCGTTGCGCTACACCCATCCGGCGCTGTCCCTCGGACTGCCGCTGCTGATCATCCTGTTGGGCGGCATCGGCTTTCCCGGCGGCGCGGTCTACGTGAACCAGCACGGGTTCACCCGTGTGCAGCGGACGATCGTGTCGCTGGCCGGCCCGGCGACCAACGCACTGCTCGGCGTCGCGCTCCTGCTGACGGTCCGGTTCGCCACGCCGGACTCCTACGGAGCGCAGGGGTACGGTTCGCCGTCGAACGTCCTCTACATCGTCGACGGGCTGAACCTGTGGGCCGCGTTGTCGATGCTGGCCTTCTTGCAGATCACCGCCGCGGTGCTGAACCTGCTGCCGGTGCCCGGTTTCGACGGCTACGGCGCGATCGACCCGTACCTGTCGGATCAGACCCGCGCGTCGGTCGCCAAGATCGCACCGTACGGATTCCTGATCGTCTTCGCGCTGCTGTTCATCCCGTTCCTCAACCGCGCGTTCTTCGACCTCGTGTATTGGCTCTTCGGCCTGTCCGGGGTGCCGAGCGTACTCGCGTCCTACGGCTGGGATCTGTTCGTCTTCTGGCGGTAGAGGCCAGCAACGGATGCAGGCACTTCGCCGTGGGTCTCGGTGACCGGCTCGTCGTAGACGACTCGCATCGGGATGTGCCCGGTCCAGCCGGCCGCCTCCCCGTCCGAACCCGGCCCACCCGACCGCGCCTTGGCCAACCATTGCCCGTCGACGATGGGCAGAGCCAGGATCACGGTGGCCGACAACTCCTTTCGCGTGTGGTCGCGGACCTCGGCACTGCGACCGGGCAGCACCGTGTCGGAGAAGACGTCGAGGGCGCGCGCGGCATCGGACGGGTCGACGCGCTCGAGCGCGCCGCGCACGACCACCGACCGGTAGTTCATCGAGTGGTCGAACAGGGTGCCGGCGACGACGAGGCCGTCGACGACGAAGGCGGTGAACGTCGCATGCGCACCCGCGGCGACCTGCCGCAGCGCGCCCGCCCCCGAGGAACCGTGGATCAGGAGCCGGTCGCCGTCGCGGGCCACCAGCATCGGCACCGACCACGGGAACCCGTCGTCGGAGACGGTGGACAGCACACCGACGTGGGCTTCGTGGAGAACCTCGTCGAGCAGCGCACGATCACCGGCGCGATCGGGTTTGCGGGTGAGGGATGTCAGGTCGGCGTCGTCGGGCATGGAAGCCAGCATGACCGGACCGCCGCGGATTGTCAGCCGGGTTTCCCGCCGCGGCGCTACCACCGCAGTTCGTCGTGGCACCGCTCCCGCACGTCGTGCGGATCGACCTGGATGGTGGCGTGCTCGAGACCGTGCCGGGTGAGCACGGCCTGGGCCGCGGTCAGCACCGCGCGATTGGATCCGTTGCTGCCCAGGTGGACCGTGGCCACGTCCATGCCGGTGGTGAGCGTCCAGACGTGCAGGTCGTGAACGTCGTCGACGGACGGGATCGCGGCGAGCTCCTGTCGCAGTTCGTCGACGTCGATGTGCGGGGGCGCCTGCTGGTTGAGGATGCGCAGCGCCTCCAGCGCCAACCGCACGGCGCGCGGGACCACCCACAGAGCGATGAGGACGGCCACCACGACGTCGGCGTAACCCCACCCCGTGGTCAGCGCGA contains:
- a CDS encoding pyridoxamine 5'-phosphate oxidase family protein, which translates into the protein MPDDADLTSLTRKPDRAGDRALLDEVLHEAHVGVLSTVSDDGFPWSVPMLVARDGDRLLIHGSSGAGALRQVAAGAHATFTAFVVDGLVVAGTLFDHSMNYRSVVVRGALERVDPSDAARALDVFSDTVLPGRSAEVRDHTRKELSATVILALPIVDGQWLAKARSGGPGSDGEAAGWTGHIPMRVVYDEPVTETHGEVPASVAGLYRQKTNRSQP